A genomic window from Sphingomonas taxi includes:
- a CDS encoding alpha/beta fold hydrolase gives MAAYENCYWLSADGLKLHYRSYPGDERLPPVLCLPGLTRNARDYDALAARLAGRRQVIAVDFRGRGKSEYAKDPMTYVPATYVADVQALLAERGITRVVAVGTSLGGIVTMLLAQAGAGIAAALLNDVGPEIEASGITRIRGYVGKGSSCPTWMHAARALQDGNADVYPDWKIEDWLAMAKRVYRLTSSGRIVLDYDLKIAEPFRTPGNESGPDMWAALSALRAVPVLIVRGGRSDVLSQPVAERMLAALDQGELVTLPGVGHAPTLSEPALQAPIDALLEKAVA, from the coding sequence ATGGCCGCTTATGAAAACTGCTATTGGCTGTCGGCCGACGGGCTGAAGCTGCATTATCGTTCCTATCCGGGCGACGAGCGCCTGCCGCCGGTGCTCTGCCTGCCCGGCCTCACCCGCAACGCGCGCGATTACGACGCGCTGGCGGCGCGGCTGGCGGGGCGGCGGCAGGTGATCGCGGTCGACTTCCGCGGCCGCGGCAAGAGCGAATATGCCAAGGATCCGATGACCTATGTCCCCGCGACCTATGTCGCGGACGTGCAGGCGCTGCTCGCCGAACGCGGCATTACGCGCGTTGTCGCGGTCGGCACCTCGCTCGGCGGGATCGTGACGATGCTGCTCGCGCAGGCGGGGGCGGGGATCGCCGCGGCGCTGCTCAACGACGTCGGGCCGGAGATCGAGGCGAGCGGGATCACCCGCATCCGCGGCTATGTCGGCAAGGGCAGCAGTTGCCCGACCTGGATGCACGCCGCGCGCGCGTTGCAGGACGGCAATGCCGACGTCTATCCCGACTGGAAGATCGAGGATTGGCTGGCGATGGCCAAGCGCGTCTACCGGCTGACCAGCAGCGGGCGGATCGTGCTCGATTACGACCTCAAGATCGCCGAACCGTTCCGCACGCCGGGCAACGAGAGCGGGCCGGACATGTGGGCGGCACTGTCGGCGTTGCGCGCGGTGCCGGTGCTGATCGTCCGCGGCGGTCGCTCCGACGTGCTGTCGCAGCCGGTGGCGGAGCGGATGCTGGCGGCGCTCGATCAGGGCGAACTGGTGACGCTCCCCGGCGTCGGCCATGCGCCGACGCTGAGCGAGCCGGCGTTGCAGGCGCCGATCGACGCGCTGCTGGAGAAAGCGGTAGCGTGA
- a CDS encoding protein adenylyltransferase SelO family protein — protein sequence MPPSPQAYRPATALLDLGPTLADPVAAADFPETRLRFRNDRAAGEIGLDTLGDDEWTEAFGRFVPLPGTLPQPLALRYHGHQFRQYNPEIGDGRGFTFAQLRDADGRLMDLGTKGSGTTPYSRFGDGRLTLKGGVREILATEMLEALNVPTSRTLSLIETGEELVRGDEPSPTRSAVLVRLSHGHIRIGSFQRLAYHRDEAGMRALVRYVLANLYGEESDDPLRLLDLVVGRTATLAASYMAAGFVHGVLNSDNINVTGESFDYGPWRFAPTWDPAFTAAYFDHAGLYAFGRQPEAIHWDVMQLAASLRLIAESDPLIATLETFGPRYQPEIAAALLWRLGVLRRGDEADRALVQTMERALRSAAVPLDRFFFDVFGGTLPDGYGDDWQPFRDALAAYAPRKDRSHAYWQGDPCSMLIDEVEAIWAPIAEADDWSALNAKVAAIRQMGEAMA from the coding sequence ATGCCCCCATCCCCGCAAGCATACCGCCCCGCCACCGCGTTGCTCGATCTCGGGCCGACGCTGGCCGATCCGGTCGCCGCCGCCGACTTCCCCGAAACCCGCCTGCGCTTCCGCAACGACCGCGCCGCCGGCGAGATCGGGCTCGACACGCTGGGCGACGACGAATGGACCGAAGCGTTCGGCCGGTTCGTGCCCTTGCCCGGCACGCTGCCGCAGCCGCTCGCGCTGCGCTATCACGGCCATCAATTCCGCCAGTACAATCCCGAGATCGGCGACGGCCGCGGCTTCACCTTCGCGCAGTTGCGCGACGCGGACGGCCGGCTGATGGACCTCGGCACCAAGGGCTCCGGCACCACGCCGTACAGCCGCTTCGGCGACGGCCGGCTGACGCTGAAAGGCGGCGTGCGCGAGATCCTCGCCACCGAAATGCTCGAGGCGCTCAACGTCCCCACCAGCCGCACGCTGTCGCTGATCGAGACCGGCGAGGAACTGGTGCGCGGCGACGAACCGTCGCCGACGCGTTCGGCGGTTCTGGTACGTTTGAGCCATGGCCATATCCGCATCGGCAGTTTCCAGCGGCTCGCCTATCATCGGGACGAGGCGGGCATGCGCGCGCTGGTCCGCTACGTCCTCGCCAATCTCTACGGCGAGGAATCGGACGATCCGCTGCGCCTGCTCGACCTCGTCGTCGGCCGCACCGCGACGCTCGCGGCAAGCTACATGGCGGCGGGGTTCGTCCACGGCGTTCTCAACAGCGACAATATCAACGTCACCGGCGAGAGCTTCGATTACGGCCCGTGGCGCTTCGCGCCGACCTGGGACCCGGCGTTCACCGCCGCCTATTTCGACCATGCCGGCCTCTACGCCTTCGGCCGCCAGCCCGAGGCGATCCATTGGGACGTGATGCAGCTCGCCGCCTCGCTGCGCCTGATCGCCGAGAGCGATCCGCTGATCGCCACGCTCGAGACGTTCGGCCCGCGTTACCAGCCGGAGATCGCCGCCGCATTGCTCTGGCGGCTCGGCGTGCTGCGGCGCGGCGACGAGGCGGACCGGGCGCTGGTGCAGACGATGGAACGCGCGCTGCGCAGCGCCGCCGTGCCGCTCGACCGCTTCTTCTTCGACGTCTTCGGCGGCACGCTACCCGACGGCTACGGCGACGACTGGCAACCGTTCCGCGACGCGCTCGCCGCTTATGCCCCACGCAAGGACCGCAGCCACGCTTATTGGCAGGGCGACCCCTGCAGCATGCTGATCGACGAGGTCGAGGCGATCTGGGCGCCGATCGCCGAGGCCGACGACTGGAGCGCGCTGAATGCGAAGGTGGCGGCGATCCGGCAGATGGGCGAGGCGATGGCGTAG
- the astD gene encoding succinylglutamate-semialdehyde dehydrogenase: MADAIISYEPATGAELWSGAIGDADAEVGAARAGWARWAAQPLTVRIETMRRFGNVVRQRHEAFADLLARETGKPLWEARTEIDSVIAKVDISVSAYAERTAQRRLESPMGSRMALRHKPHGVLAVLGPYNFPVHLPNGHIVPALLAGNAVVFKPSEKTPASGAFLVDCYRAAGVPEACVRLLIGGPAEGKALADHDDIDGLLFTGSARTGLALNRAFAAKPEKILALEMGGNNPIIVWDTPDLHSAAVLVIQSAFTTAGQRCTAARRLIVEDRLYEPLIDAICAMVGRLIVGSPHDDPQPFMGPVIDNDVADQLSESFLALLMRGGRPIRHLERTVADRPFLTPALIDMTAATEHPDIELFGPILQVYRAADFDAAIALANTTRYGLSAALVSQTPALYDRFWAGIRAGIVNWNRPTNGASSSAPFGGIGWSGNHRPSAYYAADYCAYPVVSNEAEAARANIGIGLRDA; the protein is encoded by the coding sequence ATGGCCGACGCGATCATCTCCTACGAACCCGCCACCGGTGCCGAGCTGTGGAGCGGCGCGATCGGCGACGCCGATGCCGAGGTCGGCGCCGCCCGCGCCGGCTGGGCGCGCTGGGCCGCGCAGCCGCTCACCGTCCGCATCGAGACGATGCGCCGCTTCGGCAACGTCGTCCGCCAGCGCCACGAAGCGTTCGCCGACCTGCTCGCGCGCGAGACCGGCAAGCCGCTGTGGGAGGCGCGCACCGAGATCGACAGCGTCATCGCCAAGGTCGACATATCGGTCAGCGCCTATGCCGAACGCACCGCGCAGCGCCGGCTCGAATCGCCGATGGGCAGCCGCATGGCGCTGCGCCACAAGCCGCATGGCGTGCTCGCGGTGCTCGGGCCGTACAATTTCCCCGTGCACCTGCCCAACGGCCATATCGTCCCGGCGCTGCTCGCCGGCAATGCGGTGGTCTTCAAGCCGTCGGAAAAGACCCCGGCGAGCGGCGCCTTCCTCGTCGATTGCTACCGCGCCGCCGGCGTGCCCGAGGCCTGCGTCCGCCTGCTGATCGGCGGCCCGGCGGAGGGCAAGGCGCTCGCCGACCACGACGATATCGATGGCCTGCTGTTCACCGGCTCGGCGCGCACCGGCCTCGCGCTCAACCGCGCCTTCGCCGCCAAGCCCGAGAAGATCCTCGCGCTGGAGATGGGCGGCAACAATCCGATCATCGTCTGGGACACGCCGGACCTGCATTCGGCCGCGGTGCTCGTCATCCAGTCCGCCTTCACCACCGCCGGCCAGCGTTGCACCGCCGCGCGCCGCCTGATCGTCGAGGATCGTCTCTACGAGCCGCTGATCGACGCGATCTGCGCGATGGTCGGCCGGCTGATCGTCGGCAGCCCACATGACGATCCGCAGCCGTTCATGGGGCCGGTGATCGACAATGACGTCGCCGACCAGTTGAGCGAGAGCTTCCTCGCCCTGCTGATGCGCGGCGGCCGCCCGATCCGCCATCTCGAACGCACCGTAGCCGACCGTCCCTTTCTCACCCCGGCGCTGATCGACATGACCGCGGCCACCGAACATCCGGACATCGAGCTGTTCGGCCCGATCCTGCAAGTCTATCGCGCCGCCGATTTCGACGCGGCGATCGCGCTCGCCAACACCACCCGCTACGGCCTGTCGGCGGCGCTGGTCAGCCAGACCCCGGCGCTCTACGACCGCTTCTGGGCGGGCATTCGCGCCGGCATCGTCAACTGGAACCGCCCGACCAACGGCGCCTCGTCGTCGGCGCCGTTCGGCGGCATCGGCTGGAGCGGCAACCACCGCCCCAGCGCCTATTACGCCGCCGATTACTGCGCCTATCCGGTGGTCAGCAACGAAGCCGAAGCCGCCCGCGCCAACATCGGCATCGGCCTGCGCGACGCCTGA
- a CDS encoding EAL domain-containing protein, translated as MAFQPIVDVTTGQPFAYEALVRGADGAGAASVLAQVTPENRYAFDQQCRVAAIEGAVAAGILDGDARLSINFLPNAVYSPLACIQLTLKTAHATGFPTDRLIFEFTENEEMTDTAHVKTIVESYTAMGFGTAIDDFGAGHAGLGLLAKFQTDYIKLDMDLIRGIEQSLPRRMIVEGVVRIAESLRIAVIAEGIETVAEYETLAGLGIRYIQGYLLARPGFRCLPAVTLPETRRVAVG; from the coding sequence ATGGCGTTCCAGCCGATCGTCGACGTCACTACCGGGCAGCCCTTCGCCTATGAAGCGCTGGTGCGCGGCGCGGATGGCGCCGGGGCGGCGAGCGTGCTGGCGCAGGTGACGCCGGAGAATCGCTACGCCTTCGACCAGCAATGCCGGGTCGCGGCGATCGAGGGCGCGGTGGCGGCGGGGATCCTCGACGGCGATGCGCGATTGTCGATCAACTTCCTGCCCAATGCGGTCTATTCGCCGCTCGCCTGTATCCAGCTGACGCTGAAGACCGCGCATGCGACCGGCTTTCCGACCGACCGGCTGATCTTCGAATTCACCGAGAACGAGGAGATGACCGACACCGCGCACGTCAAGACGATCGTCGAATCCTATACCGCGATGGGTTTCGGCACCGCGATCGACGATTTCGGCGCGGGTCATGCCGGGCTCGGGCTGCTCGCCAAGTTCCAGACCGACTATATCAAGCTCGACATGGATCTGATCCGCGGCATCGAACAGAGCCTGCCGCGACGGATGATCGTCGAGGGCGTGGTGCGCATCGCCGAGTCGCTCCGCATCGCGGTGATCGCCGAGGGGATCGAGACGGTCGCGGAATATGAGACGCTGGCCGGGCTCGGCATCCGCTACATCCAGGGCTATCTGCTCGCGCGGCCGGGGTTCAGATGCCTGCCGGCGGTGACTTTGCCCGAGACGCGGCGCGTCGCGGTCGGGTGA
- the cobA gene encoding uroporphyrinogen-III C-methyltransferase has product MATLLDPNARGRVILVGAGPGDPGLLTVRAVEALRSADIVVHDGLIDPRVLDIAPPQAQRISVAKSRARHTLPQEAINALIVAHVKTGAIVVRLKGGDPFIFGRGGEEVEAVRAAGLKVEVIPGVSAALGCAAEAMLPLTHRDHSSAVSFVAGQCKGLSDQDWSGLAGQGRTLVIYMGVATASDIADKLMADGVAPDMPVAVLERGTLAGSRAIRTLLADLGAMVTREAVQSPAIIVVGEVVELSDAEDKLARWARIAEGTHESNTFVGPAEETAA; this is encoded by the coding sequence ATGGCTACGCTTCTCGACCCCAACGCCCGCGGGCGCGTCATCCTGGTCGGTGCCGGTCCGGGCGATCCCGGCCTGCTCACCGTCCGCGCGGTCGAGGCGCTGCGCAGTGCCGATATCGTCGTCCACGACGGCCTGATCGATCCGCGCGTGCTCGACATCGCGCCGCCGCAGGCGCAGCGCATCTCCGTTGCGAAAAGCCGCGCGCGCCACACGCTGCCGCAGGAGGCGATCAACGCCCTCATCGTCGCGCACGTCAAGACCGGCGCGATCGTCGTCCGGCTCAAGGGCGGCGATCCCTTCATCTTCGGCCGCGGCGGCGAGGAGGTCGAGGCGGTGCGCGCCGCCGGCCTCAAGGTCGAGGTCATCCCCGGCGTCTCGGCGGCGCTCGGCTGCGCGGCGGAGGCGATGCTGCCGCTCACCCATCGCGACCACAGCAGCGCGGTCAGCTTCGTCGCCGGCCAGTGCAAGGGGCTGAGCGATCAGGATTGGTCCGGCCTCGCCGGTCAGGGTCGCACGCTGGTGATCTACATGGGCGTCGCCACCGCCAGCGACATCGCCGACAAATTGATGGCCGACGGCGTCGCCCCCGACATGCCCGTCGCGGTGCTCGAACGCGGCACGCTGGCGGGCAGCCGCGCGATCCGCACCCTCCTCGCCGATCTCGGCGCGATGGTGACGCGCGAGGCGGTGCAGAGCCCGGCGATCATCGTCGTCGGCGAGGTGGTCGAACTCTCGGACGCCGAGGACAAGCTTGCCCGCTGGGCGCGGATCGCCGAGGGAACCCACGAAAGTAATACTTTCGTGGGGCCCGCCGAGGAGACCGCAGCATGA
- a CDS encoding DUF2849 domain-containing protein has product MRLLTGNDLPTGDVVWWTGTGWSRHVEDAVDVGTEGEGILRTEEGARRVNVPYLIDAIPTPDGPRPAHIKDRIRALGPTVRPDLTLKPADPSAGSWVI; this is encoded by the coding sequence ATGAGACTGTTGACGGGCAACGACCTTCCGACCGGCGACGTCGTGTGGTGGACCGGCACCGGCTGGTCGCGCCATGTCGAGGATGCGGTCGACGTCGGCACCGAGGGCGAGGGCATCCTGCGCACCGAGGAAGGCGCACGCCGCGTCAACGTGCCCTATCTGATCGACGCGATCCCGACGCCCGACGGCCCGCGACCGGCGCATATCAAGGACCGCATCCGTGCGCTGGGTCCGACCGTGCGGCCCGACCTGACGCTCAAGCCGGCCGACCCGTCCGCGGGCAGCTGGGTGATATGA
- a CDS encoding nitrite/sulfite reductase produces the protein MYKYDQYDQAIVDARVDEFRDQVERRLSGQLTEDQFKPLRLMNGLYLQLHAYMLRVAIPYGTLDGRQMRMLGSIARDYDRGYGHFTTRQNLQFNWIKLADTPDILARLATVEMHAIQTSGNCIRNISADQYAGAAADEVADPRPWAELIRQWSTFHPEFSYLPRKFKFAVIAAEEDRAAMRLHDIGIRLVRRDGELGAAIYVGGGMGRTPMISHLVRDFVGSDDLMSYLEACLRVYNRYGRRDNIYKARIKILLHEIGADEYRRQVEEEFLAVKQLGIDPPRAELDRITAMFAAPAFDADAPTEIDRSDPDFAVWLDQNVAAHKQAGYAIVNVSLKPAGGIPGDATADQIELLAELGERFSFNELRVTHAQNIVLPHVAMRDLSEVWRRLSDTGLAEPNLDLITDIIACPGLDYCSLANARSIPLAQKIAARFADRDRQRDLGELKLKISGCINACGHHHAGHIGILGVDKKGTENYQLSLGGSGAEDVSLAKITGPGFSEDGVVNAIERVTARYLATREPGERFLDTYRRIGFEPFKEAIYG, from the coding sequence ATGTATAAATACGACCAATACGACCAGGCGATCGTCGATGCCCGCGTCGACGAGTTCCGCGACCAGGTAGAGCGCCGCCTGTCGGGCCAGCTCACCGAGGACCAGTTCAAGCCGTTACGGCTGATGAACGGCCTCTATCTGCAGCTCCACGCCTATATGCTGCGCGTCGCCATCCCCTATGGCACGCTCGACGGCCGCCAGATGCGGATGCTCGGCAGCATCGCGCGCGATTACGACCGCGGCTACGGCCATTTCACCACGCGCCAGAACCTCCAGTTCAACTGGATCAAGCTCGCCGACACGCCCGACATCCTCGCCCGCCTCGCGACGGTCGAGATGCATGCGATCCAGACCAGCGGCAATTGCATCCGCAACATCAGCGCCGACCAGTACGCCGGCGCCGCCGCGGACGAGGTCGCCGATCCCCGCCCGTGGGCCGAGCTGATCCGCCAGTGGAGCACCTTCCACCCCGAATTCAGCTACCTGCCGCGCAAGTTCAAATTCGCGGTGATCGCCGCGGAAGAGGATCGTGCGGCGATGCGCCTCCACGACATCGGCATCCGGCTCGTCCGGCGCGACGGCGAACTGGGCGCGGCGATCTATGTCGGCGGCGGCATGGGCCGGACCCCGATGATCAGCCATCTCGTCCGCGACTTCGTCGGCTCGGACGATCTGATGAGCTATCTCGAGGCATGCCTACGCGTGTACAATCGCTACGGCCGCCGCGACAATATCTACAAGGCGCGGATCAAGATCCTGCTCCACGAGATCGGCGCCGACGAATATCGCCGCCAGGTCGAGGAGGAGTTCCTCGCGGTCAAGCAGCTCGGCATCGATCCGCCCCGCGCCGAGCTCGACCGGATCACCGCGATGTTCGCCGCCCCCGCCTTCGACGCGGACGCGCCGACCGAGATCGACCGCAGCGATCCCGACTTCGCGGTCTGGCTCGACCAGAACGTCGCCGCGCACAAGCAGGCCGGCTATGCGATCGTCAACGTCAGCCTGAAGCCCGCCGGCGGCATCCCCGGCGACGCCACCGCCGACCAGATCGAACTGCTCGCCGAACTGGGAGAAAGGTTCTCTTTCAACGAGTTACGCGTAACGCACGCGCAGAACATCGTCCTGCCGCACGTCGCTATGCGCGACCTTAGTGAAGTTTGGCGGCGCCTCTCGGACACCGGTCTCGCCGAGCCCAATCTCGACCTCATCACCGACATCATCGCCTGCCCGGGCCTCGATTATTGCAGCCTCGCCAACGCCCGCTCGATCCCGCTGGCGCAGAAGATCGCGGCGCGCTTCGCCGACCGCGACCGCCAGCGCGACCTCGGCGAACTGAAGCTCAAGATCTCGGGCTGCATCAACGCCTGCGGCCACCACCACGCCGGCCACATCGGCATCCTCGGCGTCGACAAGAAGGGCACCGAAAACTACCAGCTCTCGCTCGGCGGCTCGGGCGCGGAGGACGTCAGCCTCGCCAAGATCACCGGTCCCGGCTTCTCCGAGGATGGCGTCGTCAACGCGATCGAGCGCGTCACCGCCCGCTATCTCGCGACACGCGAGCCCGGCGAGCGCTTCCTCGACACCTATCGCCGCATCGGCTTCGAACCCTTCAAGGAGGCGATCTATGGTTGA
- a CDS encoding DUF934 domain-containing protein yields MVDAALLRFRDDEPHDEPAVTLDAFLGQSNATAVRLESGEDARALLPQLGQLALVEVSFPSFRDGRGYSAARVLREAGYTGELRAAGDVLVDQLPLMRRCGFDSFAPEAPIDADTLQRSLDRYDYRYQPAADAVVPVWKLRHG; encoded by the coding sequence ATGGTTGATGCAGCCCTGCTCCGCTTCCGCGACGACGAGCCGCACGACGAGCCCGCGGTGACGCTCGACGCCTTCCTCGGCCAGAGCAACGCCACCGCGGTCCGCCTCGAATCCGGTGAGGACGCGCGCGCCCTGCTGCCGCAGCTCGGCCAGCTCGCGCTGGTCGAGGTCAGTTTCCCCTCGTTTCGCGACGGCCGCGGCTATAGCGCCGCGCGGGTGCTGCGCGAGGCCGGCTATACCGGCGAGCTGCGCGCCGCGGGCGACGTGCTCGTCGACCAATTGCCGCTGATGCGCCGTTGCGGCTTCGACAGCTTCGCACCCGAAGCCCCGATCGACGCCGACACGCTGCAACGCAGCCTCGACCGCTACGACTATCGCTACCAGCCCGCCGCCGATGCGGTGGTGCCGGTGTGGAAGCTGCGTCATGGGTGA
- a CDS encoding phosphoadenylyl-sulfate reductase, giving the protein MGEPARALDVMDVAPPFTTADAAAMQIRFAGVPAADMLRALLTGELAGRIASVSSYGAESAVLLHMVASIDKDVPVVFTNTQKMFGETLAYRDELSERLGLTDLRVFRPDPRMLGLKDATGMRWSYDPDGCCEIRKVEPLRRALAPFDAWISGRKGFQAGTRTALPRFEEDEGRLKLNPLADWSKSQLDAYFEEHDLPRHPLEAQGYLSIGCAPCTSKVKPGEDPRAGRWRGWDKVECGIHVSTLPGDDPAF; this is encoded by the coding sequence ATGGGTGAGCCCGCCCGCGCGCTCGACGTGATGGACGTCGCGCCGCCCTTCACCACGGCGGATGCCGCGGCGATGCAGATCCGCTTCGCCGGCGTCCCCGCCGCGGACATGCTGCGCGCGTTGCTGACCGGCGAACTCGCCGGCCGCATCGCCTCCGTCTCGTCCTATGGCGCCGAGTCGGCGGTGCTGCTGCACATGGTGGCGAGCATCGACAAGGACGTGCCGGTCGTCTTCACCAACACGCAGAAGATGTTCGGCGAAACCCTCGCCTATCGCGACGAGCTTTCGGAGAGGCTCGGCCTCACCGACCTGCGCGTCTTCCGCCCCGATCCGCGTATGCTCGGGCTGAAGGATGCGACCGGCATGCGCTGGTCCTATGACCCCGACGGCTGCTGCGAGATCCGCAAGGTCGAGCCGCTGCGCCGCGCGCTGGCGCCGTTCGACGCGTGGATCTCGGGCCGCAAGGGCTTCCAGGCGGGCACCCGCACCGCGCTGCCGCGCTTCGAGGAGGACGAGGGCCGGCTCAAGCTCAATCCGCTCGCCGACTGGTCGAAGAGCCAGCTCGACGCCTATTTCGAGGAGCACGATCTGCCTCGTCACCCGCTGGAGGCGCAGGGCTATCTGTCGATCGGCTGCGCGCCGTGCACCAGCAAGGTCAAGCCCGGCGAAGACCCGCGCGCTGGTCGCTGGCGCGGCTGGGACAAGGTGGAATGCGGCATCCACGTCTCGACGCTGCCCGGCGACGACCCGGCGTTCTGA
- a CDS encoding histidine kinase famiy protein has translation MADGTPEKPRGGPPPHLQSLVNHDMGDDKNGIFFAAVSTTRMPMIVTDPHQHDNPIVFANPAFINMTGYGLDELLGRNCRLLQGPDTDPETVADLRRAIEQRHETSVEILNYKKNGAAFWNALFMSPVFDADGELVYFFASQLDVTRRRDAEDALRQAQKMEAVGQLTGGVAHDFNNLLTVIQGFGDIILNNLERDGEFDRKKAARSMRAVMQAAERGASLTQQLLAFSRKQKLQGRVVNLDDLLDQLQPLIERTAGGAITVDIHRGAGICNARIDPTQAELAVINILLNARDAMPDGGTITIEASNRTIEAGDKGFGELEPGEYVMLTIADQGTGMSPEILARVTEPFFTTKDQGKGTGLGLSMVYGFMKQSGGSLRLYSEEGHGTTVRMLFPCEAAAVEPQGSQPSRPLADKRGNETVLLVEDQADVGDYAEAVLTDFGYSVLRADNADAALELLDGAGTIDLLFSDLIMPGGMNGVMLAREVKRRRPRMRVLLTTGYAESSIERVDARGAEFELIQKPYKRSELATKVRRVIDGPTGVG, from the coding sequence ATGGCTGACGGTACGCCGGAAAAACCACGGGGTGGTCCACCGCCGCATCTGCAAAGCCTCGTCAACCATGACATGGGCGACGACAAGAACGGCATCTTCTTCGCGGCGGTGTCGACGACGCGGATGCCGATGATCGTGACCGACCCGCATCAGCACGACAACCCCATCGTCTTCGCCAATCCCGCCTTCATAAACATGACCGGTTACGGCCTCGACGAGCTGCTCGGGCGCAACTGCCGCCTGTTGCAGGGGCCGGACACCGACCCGGAGACGGTCGCGGACCTGCGCCGCGCGATCGAGCAGCGACACGAGACCTCGGTCGAGATCCTCAATTACAAGAAGAACGGCGCCGCCTTCTGGAATGCGCTGTTCATGTCGCCGGTGTTCGACGCCGATGGCGAGCTGGTCTATTTCTTCGCCTCGCAGCTCGACGTCACCCGCCGCCGCGACGCCGAGGATGCGCTGCGCCAGGCGCAGAAGATGGAGGCGGTCGGCCAGCTCACCGGCGGGGTCGCGCACGACTTCAACAACCTGCTGACCGTGATCCAAGGCTTCGGCGACATCATCCTGAACAACCTGGAGCGCGACGGCGAGTTCGATCGCAAGAAGGCGGCCCGCTCGATGCGCGCGGTGATGCAGGCGGCGGAGCGCGGCGCGTCGCTCACCCAGCAATTGCTCGCCTTCTCGCGCAAGCAGAAGCTGCAGGGCCGCGTCGTCAACCTCGACGATCTGCTCGACCAGTTGCAGCCGCTGATCGAGCGCACCGCGGGCGGCGCGATCACCGTCGACATTCACCGCGGCGCCGGCATCTGCAACGCCCGGATCGACCCCACACAGGCCGAGCTGGCGGTGATCAACATCCTGCTCAACGCGCGCGATGCGATGCCCGACGGCGGCACGATCACGATCGAGGCGAGCAACCGGACGATCGAGGCGGGCGACAAGGGCTTCGGCGAGCTCGAACCGGGCGAATACGTCATGCTGACGATCGCCGACCAGGGCACCGGCATGTCGCCGGAGATCCTCGCCCGCGTCACCGAACCGTTCTTCACGACCAAGGATCAGGGCAAGGGCACCGGGCTGGGCCTGTCGATGGTCTATGGCTTCATGAAGCAATCGGGCGGCTCGTTGCGGCTCTATTCGGAGGAAGGCCACGGCACCACCGTACGGATGCTGTTCCCGTGCGAGGCCGCCGCGGTCGAACCGCAGGGATCGCAGCCGTCGCGCCCGCTCGCCGACAAGCGCGGCAACGAGACGGTGCTGCTGGTCGAGGATCAGGCCGATGTCGGCGACTATGCCGAGGCGGTGCTGACCGATTTCGGCTATTCGGTGCTGCGTGCCGACAATGCCGATGCGGCGCTGGAGCTGCTCGACGGCGCCGGGACGATCGACCTGTTGTTCAGCGACCTCATCATGCCCGGCGGGATGAACGGCGTGATGCTCGCCCGCGAGGTCAAGCGTCGTCGCCCGCGGATGCGCGTGCTGCTCACCACCGGCTATGCCGAATCGTCGATCGAACGCGTCGATGCGCGCGGCGCCGAATTCGAGCTGATCCAGAAGCCCTACAAGCGCAGCGAGCTGGCCACCAAGGTCCGCCGCGTCATCGACGGCCCCACCGGCGTCGGCTGA